In Mytilus edulis chromosome 6, xbMytEdul2.2, whole genome shotgun sequence, the following proteins share a genomic window:
- the LOC139526097 gene encoding uncharacterized protein, producing the protein MNMEKQVSGLYSIGDSHDKRKTLEITKVMKGALSVSKSRTGETIFRSNEFHRKTMEKKVNQYRSAALTEISSFEAKKRTITQRFTTVFGKHKATNETMHAYDEVITKALEDTNEKPPVSIVKINYTKIHESENEDDDEKKEDEVDGNKDGVKLPHVSNSQGRVKNVQNALDESERKKSVFIPTGVLMPISSTVKYSRLKFNDEKDEEEPEVVVEEVKELWPLENSTKYDKYIRTQKDRHEVLVTRNILKKIKSNISGKNTLLRFKMKAILTDDPEDFVRNLTTSAKTAPGGNAMKRTNNSSRKFKKFIANLPAQNTRPQAPSYVSLQTSRLFPPITAGSVKSTSTCLSLRRSKTMPI; encoded by the coding sequence ATGAACATGGAAAAGCAAGTTTCGGGGTTATACTCCATAGGCGATTCTCATGATAAAAGAAAGACTTTAGAAATAACGAAAGTCATGAAAGGAGCACTTAGCGTATCGAAAAGTAGAACTGGTGAGACCATATTCAGAAGTAACGAATTTCATAGAAAGACAATGGAGAAAAAAGTAAACCAGTACAGATCAGCCGCATTAACAGAAATAAGTTCGTTTGAAGCAAAGAAAAGAACTATCACACAACGCTTTACTACCGTTTTTGGAAAACACAAGGCTACTAATGAGACAATGCATGCGTATGATGAAGTCATAACTAAAGCTCTTGAAGACACAAACGAAAAACCACCAGTTTCAATTGTCAAAATCAATTATACCAAAATCCACGAATCTGAGAATGAAGATGACGACGAAAAGAAAGAAGATGAAGTTGATGGAAATAAAGATGGCGTAAAATTACCCCATGTCAGCAATTCTCAGGGGCGagttaaaaatgttcaaaacgCGTTGGATGAATCTGAGCGTAAAAAGTCTGTATTCATTCCAACAGGGGTCTTAATGCCAATTTCATCGACTGTCAAATATTCACGTTTAAAGTTTAACGACGAGAAGGACGAAGAAGAACCGGAAGTGGTTGTAGAAGAGGTCAAAGAACTATGGCCTcttgaaaattcaacaaaatatgataaatatattagAACACAAAAAGATAGACATGAGGTTCTCGTAACTAGGaacattttgaagaaaataaaatcgAATATTTCCGGCAAAAACACTTTATTGAGATTTAAAATGAAAGCCATCCTAACAGATGATCCGGAAGACTTTGTTAGAAACTTAACAACTTCCGCCAAAACAGCGCCAGGGGGAAATgcaatgaaaaggacaaacaactCTAGTCGTAAGTTCAAAAAATTCATAGCAAATCTTCCAGCGCAGAATACAAGACCACAAGCACCTAGTTATGTGTCACTGCAAACAAGCAGATTGTTTCCACCAATAACTGCAGGTTCCGTAAAATCGACCAGTACATGTTTGTCACTTAGGCGTTCCAAAACAATGCCAATTTGA